Proteins from a genomic interval of Lentimicrobiaceae bacterium:
- a CDS encoding glycosyl hydrolase family 28 protein has product MSKLKITVLFLIFICALQLSAEDYKASIFGIKSNGTTLNTTAIQKAIDYIHEKGGGRLVFYVGRYLTGNIQLKSNVSIQLEEGAILVGSTNIYDYNINTPYSSLVFAYQAENIGINGKGVIDGQGREVAYNLIDQIHKGIIADELRNDRPSTRRPRAIYFRECKNVEITGIVIRNSADWVQIYDQCQNLKIDKITVDSKAFWNNDGLDIVDCKDVKLTNSFIDATDDAICFKSHDATKMCENVEVRNCVARSSANGIKFGTVTSGGYKNFKIINNKVYDTYRSAITIATPDGGVIDNILVDSLYAYNTGNAIYLRIGARWNKGRIGSMSNITIQNMYAEIPNSKPDAGYEYEGPIEDLPRNISPASIVGLPGQDITNVTLRNIRIVYPGGSNPNYAFRGTKSSDLDFANPKNTFPIFQFYSCHDDPFVGLWYSSSYIS; this is encoded by the coding sequence ATGAGCAAGCTAAAAATCACCGTTTTATTTCTGATATTCATTTGTGCGCTTCAACTCTCTGCGGAGGATTACAAAGCCTCGATATTCGGTATCAAGTCGAACGGGACAACTTTAAACACTACGGCCATCCAAAAGGCCATTGATTACATTCATGAAAAAGGTGGTGGCCGACTGGTATTTTACGTTGGTCGTTACCTCACCGGAAACATCCAACTCAAATCCAACGTGAGTATTCAATTGGAGGAAGGGGCCATCCTGGTAGGTTCAACCAATATCTACGACTACAACATCAACACTCCTTATAGTTCGCTGGTTTTTGCCTATCAGGCGGAGAATATCGGGATCAATGGCAAGGGTGTTATTGATGGTCAGGGCCGTGAAGTGGCTTATAACCTGATCGATCAGATTCACAAAGGAATCATTGCCGACGAATTGAGGAACGATCGTCCTTCCACACGCCGACCTCGTGCCATTTACTTCCGCGAATGCAAAAACGTCGAAATTACCGGCATCGTAATTAGAAATTCGGCCGACTGGGTTCAGATATACGACCAGTGCCAGAACCTGAAGATCGACAAAATAACCGTTGACAGCAAAGCCTTCTGGAACAACGATGGTCTGGACATCGTGGATTGTAAAGATGTTAAGCTCACCAATTCCTTCATCGATGCAACGGATGATGCCATCTGTTTTAAATCGCACGACGCGACCAAAATGTGCGAAAATGTTGAAGTGCGCAATTGTGTAGCCCGTTCAAGCGCCAATGGGATCAAATTCGGCACGGTAACTTCAGGAGGTTATAAAAACTTCAAAATCATCAACAACAAGGTATATGACACCTACCGGTCGGCCATCACCATCGCAACTCCTGACGGAGGTGTAATAGATAACATATTGGTTGACAGCCTATACGCCTACAATACCGGGAATGCCATTTATCTTAGGATTGGAGCCCGCTGGAACAAAGGCCGTATAGGTTCCATGAGCAATATCACCATTCAGAATATGTATGCCGAAATCCCAAATTCCAAACCGGATGCCGGATACGAATATGAGGGTCCGATTGAAGATTTACCCCGGAATATTTCACCAGCCAGTATTGTTGGACTTCCGGGCCAGGACATTACAAATGTGACATTGCGTAACATCCGGATTGTATATCCCGGAGGCAGTAACCCAAATTACGCGTTCCGTGGTACCAAATCCTCCGATTTGGACTTCGCAAATCCGAAAAATACCTTTCCCATATTTCAATTCTACAGCTGCCATGACGATCCCTTTGTCGGCCTCTGGTATAGTTCTTCTTATATTTCTTAA
- a CDS encoding discoidin domain-containing protein — protein sequence GLLSIPLLNKIERAYLLSAPKATLEVQKSELKNIVKLPFAAPDKYVSVVVLEVEGEPNVLPLPSAGKKVKVSSAKISYNSDHLTDGDPKNKWQPTDDDQERWAEIDLGEETLIGVVSVVEPWHPWDNKGQKIEIQCKTRNKWIKSVEIRTNGTGYTQSITPVISRYFRLKIVESKEPTINEWILYRAE from the coding sequence ATGGACTACTATCAATTCCATTGCTCAATAAAATTGAAAGGGCCTATTTGTTGTCTGCTCCTAAAGCGACATTGGAAGTTCAGAAATCCGAATTGAAGAATATTGTCAAACTGCCTTTTGCTGCTCCGGACAAGTATGTTTCTGTTGTTGTTTTGGAGGTGGAGGGAGAACCCAACGTTTTGCCCTTACCGTCTGCCGGTAAGAAAGTAAAAGTATCTTCAGCAAAGATCAGTTATAATTCCGATCATCTTACTGATGGCGATCCAAAAAACAAATGGCAACCTACCGATGACGATCAGGAACGCTGGGCTGAAATAGATTTGGGTGAGGAAACTTTGATAGGGGTAGTTTCAGTTGTCGAACCATGGCATCCATGGGATAATAAAGGTCAAAAAATTGAAATACAATGTAAAACACGAAATAAATGGATAAAATCTGTTGAAATTAGGACAAATGGAACCGGATATACCCAGTCAATTACTCCAGTGATCTCTCGCTATTTCAGATTGAAGATAGTTGAGTCAAAAGAACCAACAATAAATGAATGGATTTTATATAGGGCAGAATAA